One window from the genome of Pseudomonas frederiksbergensis encodes:
- a CDS encoding cobalamin biosynthesis protein: MNGKPILVVGLGCQRGCPASVLRALLDQTLQVHGITLDQVRALASIDLKRDEPGLLELAGQLSLPLTYFSAAELASYQARLSHLSEIAFARTGCHGVAESAALALADRLGNPPATLRVTRQKDPQATLALAVTS, translated from the coding sequence ATGAACGGCAAGCCGATCCTGGTGGTCGGCCTCGGCTGCCAGCGTGGTTGCCCGGCCAGTGTACTGCGGGCACTGCTTGACCAGACTTTGCAGGTCCACGGCATTACGCTCGATCAGGTACGGGCGTTGGCCAGCATCGATCTCAAGCGCGACGAACCGGGCCTGTTGGAGCTGGCAGGGCAGTTGTCGTTGCCGCTGACGTATTTCAGCGCCGCGGAACTGGCCAGCTATCAAGCGCGGCTCAGCCATCTATCCGAAATCGCCTTCGCACGTACGGGCTGCCATGGCGTCGCCGAAAGCGCCGCTCTGGCACTGGCCGATCGATTGGGCAATCCGCCCGCGACATTGCGGGTCACGCGTCAAAAAGACCCGCAGGCCACGTTGGCATTGGCGGTGACTTCGTAA
- a CDS encoding CbtB domain-containing protein — protein MSTISSTARTISSTVTLSQRLGAAVLASILGAGLVYFAGFSHIEAVHNAAHDTRHSAAFPCH, from the coding sequence ATGTCGACCATCAGCAGCACCGCCCGCACCATCAGCAGCACCGTCACCCTGAGCCAGCGCCTGGGCGCGGCGGTCCTCGCCTCGATCCTCGGCGCGGGCCTGGTTTATTTCGCCGGTTTCTCCCACATCGAAGCGGTGCACAACGCGGCCCACGACACACGGCACAGCGCCGCGTTCCCGTGCCACTGA
- a CDS encoding CbtA family protein, protein MIKRIAQTAGFSGLLAALLLTLLQSFWVSPLILQAETFEKAPTTELHEHAAGAAHTHDAEAWEPEDGWQRVLSTTGGNLVVAVGFALMLAGLYTLRAPTRTSQGLLWGLAGYATFVLAPTLGLPPELPGTAAADLAQRQMWWIGTAASTAVGIALIAFGRHWLLKVLGLAILVTPHVIGAPQPEVHSMLAPEALETEFKLASQLTNIAFWLALGLISAWLFRRGAQAHHDA, encoded by the coding sequence ATGATCAAGCGTATCGCGCAAACCGCTGGGTTCAGCGGGCTACTGGCCGCCCTGCTGCTGACCCTGCTGCAAAGTTTCTGGGTATCGCCGTTGATCCTCCAGGCGGAAACCTTCGAGAAGGCGCCGACGACCGAACTCCATGAACACGCCGCAGGGGCCGCACACACCCATGACGCCGAAGCCTGGGAACCGGAAGACGGCTGGCAGCGCGTGCTGTCCACGACAGGCGGTAACTTGGTGGTCGCGGTAGGTTTCGCGCTGATGCTGGCGGGCCTGTACACCCTGCGCGCGCCGACCCGTACGTCCCAAGGCTTGCTTTGGGGCCTGGCCGGCTACGCCACCTTCGTCCTGGCGCCGACCCTCGGCCTGCCACCGGAATTGCCCGGCACGGCAGCGGCGGATCTGGCCCAACGGCAGATGTGGTGGATCGGCACGGCAGCGTCCACGGCGGTGGGCATCGCGCTGATTGCGTTCGGTCGGCATTGGCTGTTGAAGGTGCTGGGCCTCGCCATCCTGGTGACGCCTCATGTGATCGGCGCGCCCCAGCCCGAAGTGCATTCGATGCTGGCTCCCGAGGCGCTGGAAACTGAGTTCAAGCTCGCCTCGCAATTGACCAACATTGCGTTCTGGTTGGCCTTGGGCCTGATCAGCGCCTGGCTGTTCCGCCGCGGCGCCCAGGCCCACCACGACGCATGA
- a CDS encoding pyridoxal phosphate-dependent aminotransferase: protein MRFSALTQRITGDGAAAWEIHDRALAMREEGREVLLLSVGDPDFDTPPAIVEAAVTSLRAGDTHYSDTRGLHSLRASIARRHQQRCGQPVGAEHVTVLPGAQCAVYAVAQCLLDPGDEVIVAEPMYVTYEAVFGACGAKVVPVAVTPENGFRVQPNDVARLITPRTRAMLINSPNNPSGASLPLSTWQALTQLCIDHDLWLISDEVYSDLLYEGQHISPAGLPGMAERTATINSLSKSHAMTGWRIGWAIGPESLAEHLSNLSLCMLFGLPDFVQRAAQVALEQDLPEVARMREEYRQRRDLVCAALGNCPGLKPVRPDGGMFVMVDVRETGLAAQAFAERLLDGYGVSVLAGEAFGQSAAGHIRIGLVVDKRQLAVACGRIADCATRLVDASV from the coding sequence ATGCGCTTCTCAGCCTTGACCCAACGCATCACCGGTGACGGCGCCGCCGCCTGGGAAATTCATGACCGGGCGCTGGCCATGCGCGAGGAGGGCAGGGAAGTCCTGTTGCTCTCGGTGGGCGATCCGGATTTCGACACGCCGCCGGCCATTGTCGAAGCCGCCGTCACCAGCTTGCGGGCGGGTGACACCCATTATTCGGATACCCGAGGCCTGCACTCGCTGCGCGCCAGCATCGCCCGGCGACACCAACAGCGCTGCGGCCAACCGGTGGGCGCCGAGCACGTTACGGTGTTGCCCGGCGCGCAATGTGCCGTCTATGCCGTCGCGCAATGCCTGCTCGACCCCGGCGATGAAGTGATTGTCGCCGAGCCGATGTACGTCACCTACGAAGCTGTCTTTGGTGCCTGCGGGGCGAAAGTGGTGCCGGTGGCGGTGACGCCGGAAAATGGCTTCCGCGTCCAGCCGAACGATGTCGCCCGGCTGATCACCCCGCGCACCCGCGCCATGCTCATCAACAGCCCCAACAACCCCTCCGGCGCCAGCCTGCCGCTGTCCACCTGGCAAGCCTTGACGCAATTGTGCATCGACCATGACCTGTGGTTGATCAGTGACGAGGTCTACAGCGATCTGCTCTACGAAGGCCAACACATCAGCCCGGCCGGCCTGCCGGGCATGGCCGAGCGCACCGCGACGATCAACAGCCTGTCCAAATCCCACGCCATGACCGGCTGGCGCATCGGCTGGGCCATCGGCCCCGAATCCCTTGCCGAACATCTGTCCAACCTGTCGCTGTGCATGCTGTTCGGCCTGCCCGACTTCGTTCAGCGCGCCGCCCAGGTTGCGTTGGAGCAGGACCTGCCTGAAGTGGCGCGGATGCGTGAGGAATATCGCCAGCGTCGGGATTTGGTGTGCGCAGCGCTTGGAAACTGCCCCGGCCTCAAACCCGTGCGGCCCGACGGCGGCATGTTCGTGATGGTCGATGTACGCGAGACCGGTTTGGCAGCTCAGGCATTTGCAGAGCGGCTGCTGGACGGTTATGGCGTGTCGGTGCTGGCGGGGGAGGCGTTCGGGCAGAGTGCGGCGGGGCATATTCGGATTGGGTTGGTGGTTGACAAGAGGCAACTGGCCGTTGCTTGTGGACGGATTGCAGATTGCGCCACGCGGCTAGTAGATGCTTCTGTCTAA